The Panicum virgatum strain AP13 chromosome 5K, P.virgatum_v5, whole genome shotgun sequence genome has a window encoding:
- the LOC120708567 gene encoding uncharacterized protein LOC120708567, translated as MVATLHTPSQASQPALASSTSSPAQATGSYQKLTNRGSGQNLAMEYGYPYNGCGGNKEKKPPLKRGQLKVQIAKTLLGNLVVPAGAGAANRERSFGR; from the coding sequence ATGGTCGCTACCCTGCACACTCCATCccaagccagccagccagctctcgcctcctccaccagcaGCCCAGCGCAGGCCACCGGGAGCTACCAGAAGCTCACGAACAGAGGGAGCGGCCAGAATCTAGCAATGGAGTACGGGTACCCCTACAACGGCTGCGGCGGCAACAAGGAGAAGAAGCCGCCGCTCAAGAGGGGGCAGCTCAAGGTGCAGATCGCCAAGACCCTGCTGGGCAACCTCGTGgtgccggccggcgccggcgccgccaacaGGGAGCGCAGCTTCGGGAGATGA